A genomic stretch from Telmatocola sphagniphila includes:
- a CDS encoding ATP-dependent nuclease, whose amino-acid sequence MFLSIVEIENFRAIKSLRVDLGAGLNVVVGRNNTGKTAILDAIRHALGPSASRGESLWLDRDDFFKESVEDTEYRTISITLTFADLSAEQRSHFFEIVDFNVTNLANSKAVIKFTASWPKGKRQAQIRRTGGPVAPDTQDISTRILESLPVTYLPALRDAKASLTPGSRSRLALLLRDLAERRGGTVKTDIESIYSQANHELEKHDLIKGTITSLQSTTIELAGSDYSPSAIRAAEVEFERILRLLHIQMDGAPIGDLEANGLGYNNLLYIAVVLEHLREPVPDESPLLLIEEPEAHLHPQLTMLLAEYLSNKTPGSKTPQTIVTTHSPTLAASVQPCRISVLFADKMGSLHCNRIANSGMTPTEESDLQRMLDVTRATLYFAKAVILVEGISEALLLPPLAKRLGRDLAKLHISVIPICGVAFGTFKKLFDTKGFGIPVAIVSDSDPSVPTNVKWEEAVPEMKDGEFVPSARMVNLRLLFDKHTSVQVFSSALTLEYDLALAGNNNANVMADVWESCFEKKPTTFNKDRLAKAGNDLKDRALATWRGICRANHTGSKAEFAHKLAAKLTISSKCTACTLEFAVPPYLSRAIDFVVTGIDPPKDHSSGDSTQ is encoded by the coding sequence ATGTTTCTATCCATTGTTGAAATCGAGAATTTTCGTGCGATCAAATCCTTGAGGGTAGATTTAGGTGCAGGGCTAAATGTGGTAGTCGGTAGAAACAATACTGGCAAAACTGCAATCTTAGATGCTATACGTCATGCACTTGGCCCTAGCGCGTCTAGAGGTGAATCTCTTTGGCTTGACCGAGATGACTTTTTCAAGGAATCTGTAGAAGATACTGAATACCGAACGATTTCGATAACTCTAACCTTCGCAGATCTTTCGGCGGAACAACGCTCACATTTTTTCGAAATAGTTGATTTCAATGTAACGAACCTTGCTAATTCCAAAGCGGTTATCAAATTCACGGCTAGCTGGCCAAAAGGGAAAAGGCAGGCCCAGATTCGGAGAACTGGCGGCCCTGTTGCCCCAGACACACAAGATATTTCGACGCGGATTTTAGAGTCCTTGCCTGTCACGTATCTTCCTGCCCTTCGTGATGCGAAAGCATCTCTTACTCCTGGGAGCCGAAGTAGGCTTGCACTGCTGCTACGCGATCTTGCGGAGCGTCGAGGTGGCACAGTCAAAACGGACATTGAGTCGATCTATAGCCAAGCGAACCATGAGCTCGAAAAGCATGATTTAATTAAAGGAACCATTACCTCTCTTCAGTCTACTACGATTGAACTTGCTGGTAGCGACTACTCCCCATCTGCGATTAGGGCAGCAGAAGTTGAATTTGAACGAATACTTCGTTTGCTTCACATCCAAATGGATGGAGCACCAATTGGCGATCTTGAAGCTAACGGGCTAGGCTACAATAATTTGCTCTATATTGCGGTTGTCCTAGAGCATCTTCGAGAGCCAGTGCCCGACGAAAGCCCCCTCCTGCTTATCGAGGAGCCGGAGGCTCATTTGCATCCTCAGCTTACTATGCTGCTCGCTGAGTATTTGTCTAACAAGACACCTGGCTCCAAAACTCCTCAAACCATAGTCACAACTCACTCCCCAACGCTGGCGGCGAGTGTGCAGCCATGCCGAATCTCGGTCCTGTTCGCGGACAAAATGGGATCGCTCCATTGCAACCGAATCGCAAATTCGGGAATGACTCCCACGGAAGAATCAGACCTTCAGCGGATGCTTGATGTTACGCGAGCGACGCTTTATTTTGCAAAAGCCGTAATACTTGTTGAGGGAATTTCAGAAGCACTTCTTCTTCCACCATTGGCCAAACGTCTTGGACGCGATTTGGCGAAACTGCACATTTCTGTAATTCCCATCTGTGGTGTAGCGTTTGGGACATTCAAAAAGCTGTTTGACACCAAAGGTTTTGGAATCCCCGTGGCGATTGTATCAGATTCTGATCCTTCCGTGCCTACGAATGTGAAGTGGGAAGAAGCGGTGCCTGAAATGAAAGATGGGGAATTCGTACCATCGGCGCGCATGGTCAATCTTAGGTTGCTATTTGACAAGCACACTTCGGTTCAAGTCTTCAGTTCGGCACTAACACTCGAATATGATCTAGCTCTAGCGGGCAACAACAACGCTAACGTCATGGCAGATGTTTGGGAATCATGCTTTGAAAAAAAGCCCACAACCTTCAACAAAGATAGGCTGGCTAAAGCAGGCAACGATCTAAAAGACCGCGCGTTAGCAACTTGGCGAGGGATATGTCGTGCCAATCACACAGGAAGCAAAGCCGAATTTGCGCACAAATTGGCTGCCAAGTTAACCATTTCTAGCAAATGCACAGCCTGTACGCTCGAATTCGCAGTGCCGCCGTATCTCAGTAGAGCAATTGACTTCGTTGTTACGGGAATTGATCCACCAAAAGACCATTCTTCAGGAGACTCTACACAATGA
- a CDS encoding PDDEXK family nuclease: MVAAVPQKFKPSDLIGQCELITSSELLKRMAERGMGRDAAKKSISRASTRDPKLWRSGHLQLPHGERLFARSSFVGTPGFCRQAAECLRELRPGLARCLEALERYTVLHRTHAHRLVAATVSTNPHSPSFDEEVTALAELGVKVGGKGTEFEYLVTENSWESQSSYDELAIRSLLTLRKESLLARILTIRLKRQSLVSWNGNELPSQSKGYVDYSGQIFTAYGFSWLAPLVRVNEAKKRIPCPVLIDVYADRCSLSAVQSFLTRANNATNWGRRRQPYLGIIGARQFDKNAWDEAKNKGLVTVNFTQMFGDEALNAMVMVEQILGDLRVSGQQKSLENEFKQFLGALENLKSNPVVMDLCSIGFEVLAGLVLRSEGWEGIVLGQDVPFREERKRDVDVFGKKGDDLIMVECKAYHEHKELSPSEVTKFFVETVPSCRKWWTKKENKAIGRCYAEIWTSGAIGEDAKAKLKELALKDNIQADILGPDEILARIPSDMRKRSNALLSVIAKGGQEWGDLEVNQ; this comes from the coding sequence ATGGTTGCCGCAGTTCCGCAAAAGTTCAAGCCATCCGATTTGATTGGCCAATGCGAACTCATCACTTCTTCCGAATTGCTCAAACGAATGGCTGAGCGTGGGATGGGGAGAGATGCCGCTAAAAAGTCTATCAGTCGAGCATCTACTCGCGACCCGAAGCTCTGGAGATCTGGACACTTGCAACTCCCCCATGGGGAACGACTTTTTGCGAGATCTTCATTCGTAGGTACACCGGGCTTTTGCCGTCAAGCCGCAGAGTGTCTACGTGAATTAAGACCAGGACTTGCACGTTGTCTGGAGGCACTGGAACGTTATACTGTCCTTCACCGAACGCATGCGCATCGACTCGTGGCCGCAACGGTCTCGACCAATCCCCATTCACCCTCTTTCGATGAAGAAGTTACAGCTTTAGCAGAATTGGGGGTGAAGGTAGGAGGGAAAGGCACGGAATTCGAATACCTTGTTACAGAGAATTCTTGGGAAAGCCAAAGTAGTTATGACGAGCTAGCGATTAGATCACTGCTAACACTCCGGAAGGAGAGCCTTCTTGCGCGTATATTAACAATCCGGCTTAAGCGGCAAAGCTTAGTTTCATGGAACGGCAACGAGTTGCCCTCGCAATCGAAAGGATATGTCGATTACAGTGGTCAAATCTTCACCGCATACGGCTTTAGCTGGCTTGCTCCGCTTGTACGTGTCAACGAAGCAAAAAAACGAATTCCCTGCCCTGTATTGATTGACGTTTATGCGGATCGATGCTCATTGTCCGCCGTTCAATCATTTCTAACTCGAGCAAACAATGCGACCAACTGGGGGAGAAGGCGACAGCCATATCTAGGTATCATTGGTGCTCGTCAATTCGATAAGAATGCTTGGGACGAAGCAAAAAATAAGGGGTTGGTTACAGTTAATTTCACCCAAATGTTCGGTGACGAAGCTCTGAATGCAATGGTTATGGTCGAACAAATTCTCGGTGATTTAAGAGTTAGTGGCCAACAGAAATCTCTTGAAAATGAATTCAAGCAGTTCCTAGGCGCATTGGAAAATCTAAAGTCGAATCCTGTTGTGATGGATCTCTGCTCCATAGGATTCGAAGTTCTCGCAGGGCTTGTATTACGTTCAGAAGGTTGGGAAGGCATCGTACTTGGCCAAGATGTACCCTTTCGGGAAGAGCGTAAGCGGGATGTTGATGTCTTTGGAAAAAAGGGAGATGATCTTATTATGGTAGAATGCAAGGCCTACCACGAGCATAAAGAGTTGAGTCCTTCCGAAGTGACCAAGTTCTTCGTTGAGACCGTACCCTCTTGTCGCAAATGGTGGACGAAGAAAGAAAACAAAGCTATCGGCAGATGCTACGCAGAGATTTGGACTAGCGGTGCTATAGGGGAAGACGCAAAAGCAAAATTAAAAGAACTTGCTCTTAAGGACAATATTCAAGCAGATATTCTCGGTCCAGATGAGATCCTTGCTCGAATTCCCAGCGATATGCGTAAACGTTCAAATGCATTACTCTCAGTAATCGCCAAGGGCGGTCAAGAATGGGGTGATCTTGAGGTGAACCAATAA
- a CDS encoding UvrD-helicase domain-containing protein, which yields MRFPTVEQQAVIDNKNGSRIRVVRASPGSGKTWMVAELILRELNSWQTQTSGIAALSFTKVGGEEIRKAVGRDLSHPHFVGTIDSFLFRYVIRPFFCKCYPIFRHPRLLPGEWGAEHWSSLGKGLKANVGKGINLCSCVWIDEDCQGAIAARKPHPMQPLIKLTGDDLRIVKECKNNVWKKSGLMTHSDAALWASKLLEDEKYKALIITEITRRFPLIFIDELQDTGFFLSKCLKSILSSSYVRGVLVGDPDQSIFEFNGARPDLFDQFEIIQDAEVFPLSTSLRCSKSVAKVASHLKETGNIVSPENNPVGRALMVTYDDMVVDFNRLSAAVSKSHSNSVIKAIARLNMTVRVLKGHKSEQPRKLGSPPLNHFQRAVIAFRQGQNSLALAACRASLELALFEQEGITDEQLSKYGLSVFEWRERCVQCLLEGDSLDVNDTLFGWQSKAWTIITRHISAVAAIKGLAGKSHLKLKEFSNN from the coding sequence ATGAGGTTTCCGACCGTTGAGCAGCAGGCAGTTATTGACAACAAAAACGGGTCTCGAATCCGCGTGGTACGCGCATCGCCCGGCAGCGGAAAGACTTGGATGGTGGCCGAACTAATCCTCCGCGAGCTAAACTCTTGGCAAACCCAAACCAGCGGCATTGCAGCTTTGTCATTCACAAAGGTTGGCGGAGAAGAAATTCGAAAGGCGGTCGGTCGCGATCTAAGCCATCCACATTTTGTGGGAACAATCGATTCTTTTCTATTTCGCTATGTGATTCGTCCATTTTTTTGCAAATGTTATCCGATCTTCCGCCACCCTCGGTTGTTACCCGGCGAATGGGGAGCAGAGCATTGGAGCAGCCTTGGCAAAGGCCTGAAGGCGAATGTAGGCAAAGGCATTAACCTCTGTAGCTGCGTCTGGATTGATGAAGACTGTCAAGGCGCAATTGCAGCGAGAAAACCTCACCCAATGCAGCCATTAATCAAATTGACAGGAGACGATCTGAGAATTGTAAAAGAATGTAAAAATAATGTTTGGAAGAAATCTGGCCTTATGACTCATTCAGATGCCGCGTTGTGGGCAAGCAAGCTTTTAGAAGATGAAAAATATAAGGCGTTAATTATCACTGAGATCACACGCCGTTTCCCTTTAATTTTTATTGATGAATTGCAAGACACCGGTTTCTTCTTGAGTAAATGTCTGAAGAGCATTTTAAGCAGCTCATATGTGCGCGGCGTTCTTGTTGGCGACCCTGACCAGTCAATTTTTGAATTTAACGGTGCGCGACCAGATTTGTTTGACCAGTTTGAGATCATCCAGGATGCTGAGGTCTTTCCATTGAGCACGAGTCTTCGTTGCTCAAAATCGGTTGCTAAAGTGGCAAGTCACTTGAAGGAGACAGGAAACATCGTATCTCCCGAAAATAACCCTGTCGGTAGGGCGCTTATGGTGACTTATGATGACATGGTTGTAGATTTCAATCGGCTGTCTGCGGCGGTTAGTAAATCGCATTCAAATTCGGTTATCAAAGCTATCGCAAGACTCAACATGACCGTAAGGGTACTAAAAGGTCACAAATCAGAACAGCCTCGCAAATTGGGTAGCCCACCCTTAAACCACTTCCAACGCGCTGTGATTGCTTTCCGTCAAGGACAAAACTCCTTGGCCCTCGCGGCTTGCCGGGCTTCGCTCGAATTAGCTCTGTTCGAACAGGAAGGAATTACTGATGAGCAGCTATCTAAATATGGTTTGTCGGTATTTGAATGGAGAGAACGATGTGTCCAGTGCCTCCTTGAAGGCGATTCATTAGATGTTAATGATACACTTTTTGGTTGGCAGAGCAAAGCGTGGACAATTATAACCAGGCATATTTCTGCTGTAGCCGCAATCAAAGGATTGGCAGGGAAATCGCATTTAAAGCTGAAGGAATTCTCGAATAATTAA
- the tnpA gene encoding IS66 family insertion sequence element accessory protein TnpA, with amino-acid sequence MSKRRVRDPQREAFWKKTILDQRSSNESIRAYCQRHRISEAAYYYWQRELKRREAEASPALVSITVVPTASDSTKPSPTMIEVRCPSGHVVTVHSVEESTFRALFGALSAQEVSC; translated from the coding sequence ATGTCGAAGCGTCGTGTACGAGATCCCCAGCGGGAAGCATTTTGGAAGAAGACGATTTTGGATCAGCGATCCAGCAATGAATCCATTCGAGCCTACTGTCAGCGGCATCGCATCAGTGAGGCGGCCTATTATTACTGGCAACGGGAACTGAAGCGTCGGGAGGCCGAAGCGTCCCCTGCATTAGTTTCGATCACAGTAGTTCCCACTGCTTCCGATTCAACAAAGCCGTCCCCGACGATGATCGAAGTTCGCTGCCCATCGGGGCACGTTGTGACTGTTCACAGTGTCGAGGAATCGACCTTTCGAGCCCTCTTCGGAGCCTTGTCCGCCCAGGAGGTCTCATGCTGA
- a CDS encoding transposase domain-containing protein — MSILSSFTATCLMHKINPWEYLRDVLIRLPITPKEQLPMMLP; from the coding sequence CTGTCGATTCTCTCCAGCTTCACCGCCACTTGCCTGATGCACAAAATCAATCCCTGGGAATATCTCCGCGATGTCTTGATCCGACTGCCCATCACACCGAAAGAGCAACTTCCCATGATGCTACCGTAA
- a CDS encoding transposase yields MVPNLKKGDRRRAPIVFIDETGLRLAPLLRRTWAPKGLRPYLKQKAGRRQKISIIGALTYLAQLAVSTMRFFLVSGW; encoded by the coding sequence GTGGTCCCGAATCTTAAAAAAGGGGATCGCCGGCGGGCGCCTATCGTATTCATCGATGAAACCGGACTGAGACTGGCTCCCCTCTTGCGACGCACCTGGGCTCCCAAAGGCCTGCGACCTTATCTCAAACAAAAAGCCGGTCGCCGTCAGAAAATCTCGATCATCGGAGCTCTAACCTATCTTGCGCAGTTGGCAGTGTCGACAATGCGTTTTTTTCTAGTCTCCGGTTGGTGA
- a CDS encoding serine/threonine-protein kinase, producing the protein MNPSPVNSASLLESIDESARREFEASWATGSPRLIEDFIPRPDDPRRLATLEELVSIELELAWKAFQKSRAGPQPSRVENYLSRFPELNSFNIVSRLLRQEFDIRKNYGDRPSTNEFRERFPEFATVVDKLETDATNDNVQGEDKPPVVDGYEVLRVLGKGGMGVVYEAVEGRLERLVALKTSRLGSGKNNSEIRMRFLAEARVAARLEHPGVVPVHELVTPSSGEPFYTMKLVRGKSLADAIYEFHASKRPPSEQAVARRRLIEAFLAVTRTMAFAHEKGVIHRDLKPANIVLGEYGETLILDWGLAKELSEVGPDDSHYSEAKISSVELTARGVVLGTPAYMSPEQAAGRTDEVDAQSDVYALGAILYHILTGQLPHRCVDGNILQFILESEPVRPSIAAANVARPLEEICLKAMTKRREDRYPTAKALADDVERCLAGEPVSVYRERLHERFARWSRRNRLLVATGSVAVVLSTLGIVVGLYLHWQAEQERREQELNFQIDRNRLAYESERKETQARTEKREAILRSAQYELARGIAELKSDRFSAAEQAFRKGLVDINSIEDPGMRSQLERLHREAGHLAGFYRYWERAERLALVTDDISYQPGDDTVVAACEAGLKNLGVLNGPAEWWNHLPDSELQENQRHRLREETCSSLGLLAMWRTKRAVMKELTGAKEASKIDYRNTIEILGRIQAFVRSDTRRKSGERVSPAADGLELFCRLQLGEPPNALKLPLVGDNATDLYFLGVTHVFLEFSRGYLESGQTFSKILPLLGRGSMVDILMSRLGDFKKLSGLDFTTPLVTAERQLRNAVAMDPSHYLSHYWLGRCLREAKNFSAAEQAFNSCIALRPDYVPAYIGRAETLIIESNDTKRAKPPRLAQDLLEGALRGIEKAPESVRADPQVRWFESICLERLGREDESLQVATDAMEKEIVQRNGVTSGLPSIAKWALKYMEEEAKLNPNNLEIQACHGVALLGSKHFKAARDVVDKVLMKDQRQSRALVVRGMLRLESGEAQGALQDFDAVLNLSPRQQAALAGRAWTLEQLGDWEAALKAHSAQLPEGFVGKGPQHLQPYLGQARAYQKLGRSEDARKALEAAQEIDPVAAENLSTKLFPPTSP; encoded by the coding sequence ATGAATCCCTCTCCTGTGAATTCTGCTTCCTTACTCGAATCGATCGATGAATCCGCACGTCGCGAGTTCGAAGCATCTTGGGCAACTGGCTCGCCCCGCCTGATCGAAGATTTCATCCCACGGCCTGATGATCCTCGACGATTGGCGACGCTTGAAGAACTCGTCAGTATCGAACTCGAACTTGCTTGGAAGGCATTTCAAAAGTCAAGAGCAGGTCCACAACCCTCTCGTGTCGAGAATTACCTGTCGCGATTCCCTGAATTGAATTCTTTCAATATCGTCTCTCGTCTGCTCAGGCAAGAATTCGATATACGAAAGAATTATGGGGATCGACCTTCAACCAACGAGTTCCGCGAGCGATTTCCCGAGTTCGCAACTGTTGTAGACAAATTGGAAACCGACGCGACAAATGATAATGTCCAAGGTGAAGATAAACCGCCAGTAGTCGACGGGTATGAAGTCCTCAGGGTCTTGGGCAAAGGGGGTATGGGAGTTGTCTACGAGGCTGTCGAAGGCCGACTCGAGCGCTTAGTGGCTTTAAAAACATCTCGATTAGGATCGGGAAAGAACAACTCAGAAATTCGGATGCGATTCCTGGCTGAAGCACGCGTTGCCGCTCGGCTTGAGCACCCCGGTGTTGTTCCGGTTCACGAACTAGTGACGCCTTCGTCGGGCGAGCCATTTTACACGATGAAGCTTGTTCGAGGTAAAAGTCTGGCTGACGCAATTTATGAATTCCATGCCTCGAAACGACCCCCTAGCGAACAGGCCGTCGCCCGCCGACGGTTGATCGAAGCCTTCCTCGCGGTCACTCGAACTATGGCATTCGCCCATGAGAAAGGCGTAATTCATCGTGACTTAAAGCCGGCGAATATTGTACTCGGAGAATATGGCGAGACACTAATACTCGATTGGGGCTTGGCAAAAGAACTAAGCGAAGTTGGACCAGACGATTCGCATTATTCCGAAGCAAAGATCTCATCCGTCGAATTGACCGCGCGCGGTGTAGTACTCGGAACACCTGCTTACATGTCTCCCGAACAGGCGGCAGGCCGAACGGATGAAGTAGATGCTCAAAGCGACGTCTATGCACTCGGAGCTATTCTTTACCACATTTTGACGGGCCAACTACCTCATCGTTGTGTAGATGGAAATATCCTGCAATTCATACTGGAGAGCGAACCAGTACGTCCTTCGATAGCAGCGGCGAACGTTGCACGTCCATTGGAAGAAATCTGCCTGAAGGCGATGACCAAGCGGCGAGAGGATCGCTATCCGACGGCAAAAGCACTCGCGGACGATGTAGAGCGATGTCTAGCGGGAGAGCCAGTCTCGGTTTACAGGGAACGATTGCACGAAAGGTTTGCCAGGTGGTCGCGCCGGAATCGTCTTCTCGTCGCTACCGGCAGTGTGGCGGTCGTACTCTCCACCTTGGGTATCGTTGTGGGTCTTTACCTGCATTGGCAAGCGGAGCAAGAGCGGCGCGAACAGGAACTCAATTTTCAAATTGATCGCAATCGCTTGGCCTACGAATCGGAACGTAAGGAAACGCAAGCTCGAACCGAAAAGCGAGAAGCGATTCTTCGTTCCGCCCAATATGAGCTAGCCCGCGGTATCGCTGAACTGAAGTCAGATCGCTTTTCCGCTGCTGAACAGGCCTTCCGTAAAGGGTTGGTCGATATAAATTCGATTGAAGATCCGGGCATGCGCTCGCAGTTAGAACGTTTGCATCGCGAGGCTGGGCACTTAGCTGGATTTTACCGTTATTGGGAACGAGCTGAACGGTTGGCTTTAGTCACTGATGATATTTCATATCAACCAGGAGACGACACCGTGGTTGCGGCCTGCGAAGCGGGCCTAAAGAACTTGGGTGTCCTGAATGGGCCCGCCGAGTGGTGGAATCATTTGCCAGATAGTGAACTTCAGGAGAACCAGCGTCACCGTCTACGAGAAGAAACTTGTTCTTCACTCGGCCTCCTGGCAATGTGGCGAACCAAACGCGCCGTTATGAAGGAATTGACAGGTGCAAAGGAAGCGAGCAAGATCGATTATCGCAATACTATCGAGATACTCGGCCGCATCCAAGCGTTCGTTCGGTCCGATACGCGGCGTAAATCTGGAGAGCGGGTGTCTCCGGCGGCTGATGGCCTCGAACTCTTCTGTCGGCTCCAATTGGGAGAACCTCCGAATGCATTAAAATTACCGCTCGTCGGCGACAACGCTACCGACCTCTATTTCCTGGGCGTAACTCATGTATTTCTTGAGTTCTCACGAGGTTATCTAGAATCCGGGCAAACCTTCAGCAAAATTTTGCCTCTTCTAGGCCGGGGATCCATGGTTGACATCTTGATGTCCCGACTCGGCGATTTTAAAAAATTAAGCGGACTTGATTTCACCACCCCATTAGTCACAGCGGAACGACAACTTAGAAACGCAGTTGCGATGGACCCAAGCCACTATCTTTCTCACTACTGGCTCGGCCGTTGCCTTAGGGAAGCTAAGAATTTCTCGGCGGCAGAGCAAGCATTCAACTCCTGCATTGCACTACGTCCCGATTACGTTCCAGCTTATATCGGCCGCGCGGAAACCCTGATCATCGAATCGAATGACACAAAAAGAGCGAAGCCGCCTCGGCTGGCTCAGGACCTCCTTGAAGGGGCACTGCGCGGAATCGAAAAAGCGCCAGAGTCGGTACGCGCTGATCCGCAAGTTCGGTGGTTCGAATCGATCTGCTTGGAGAGGCTTGGTCGCGAAGACGAGTCATTGCAAGTTGCGACGGATGCCATGGAAAAGGAAATCGTTCAGCGAAATGGAGTCACATCCGGCCTGCCCTCTATCGCGAAGTGGGCGTTGAAATATATGGAAGAAGAAGCGAAACTTAATCCTAACAACTTGGAGATTCAGGCTTGCCACGGAGTAGCTCTGCTGGGAAGTAAGCACTTTAAAGCTGCAAGAGATGTAGTGGATAAAGTTTTGATGAAAGATCAAAGGCAGTCTCGAGCCCTCGTAGTTCGCGGGATGTTACGGCTTGAATCAGGCGAGGCTCAAGGAGCACTGCAGGATTTTGACGCTGTACTTAATTTGTCTCCACGTCAGCAGGCGGCACTGGCAGGTCGAGCGTGGACGTTAGAGCAACTCGGCGACTGGGAAGCAGCTCTTAAAGCTCACTCCGCGCAGTTGCCGGAAGGCTTTGTCGGCAAGGGACCCCAACATTTACAACCTTATCTCGGCCAAGCCAGAGCTTACCAGAAACTCGGCCGCTCCGAGGATGCCCGCAAAGCACTAGAAGCGGCACAGGAGATCGACCCGGTAGCAGCTGAAAATCTCAGTACCAAACTATTCCCACCAACAAGTCCATAA
- a CDS encoding 3'-5' exonuclease, which translates to MFSWNLSAISLKGLATPTTVPKPKKLTSASEIANVTIPFKSQQISARSISIETVHAVKGETHDISIFVCPDRTNTANCPSQIWWSNNTKDREARRIAYVAMTRSRSDLILFVPVKCKESFETNRSNFAESFQTMTTDEAISLYTNK; encoded by the coding sequence ATGTTTTCTTGGAATTTAAGCGCGATTTCCCTGAAAGGATTGGCCACTCCAACGACTGTACCCAAACCCAAAAAGCTAACGTCAGCATCTGAAATTGCGAATGTTACTATTCCATTCAAAAGCCAGCAAATATCTGCCAGATCAATATCAATTGAGACAGTCCATGCAGTCAAAGGAGAAACTCATGATATTTCGATTTTTGTCTGTCCAGACCGAACGAATACAGCTAATTGCCCTTCACAAATTTGGTGGTCTAATAATACGAAGGATCGCGAAGCGAGGAGAATAGCTTATGTCGCTATGACGAGAAGCCGTTCCGATCTCATACTTTTTGTTCCGGTGAAATGCAAGGAGAGTTTCGAGACAAATCGGTCGAATTTTGCCGAATCCTTCCAAACGATGACAACTGACGAAGCAATTTCGTTGTATACCAATAAATGA
- a CDS encoding IS701 family transposase, giving the protein MEVSRFPSFLSSAFSALVFFLDARIQSLTVRIFRGMFLAQDQRRTASRWFRAAGIRRKYKSAYRHLAAVGRESLSMSTAVGRLVLKHPAAQSEKIVIALDDTLTKRYGPKVEGAGIHHNPTPGPIGQLLEYGQNFVVAALLAWHPLHGVIGLPWRAQLYVRQKEVATLPRKYQWKFRTKLQLAVEILQWLSKSLFSPGKAVWIVADGGYAKKPILRACRQLNFTLISRLRKDAALYELPSPSKGRGRPRKYGEKRIDLAKRAAHARGWSSASLQLYGRPEVKTYKSFLATWKSAEGVIRVVLVKEKKGWIAFFSTNPEATVAQILETVASRNAIEQVFKDVKEVWRAGQQQLRNLHANIGAFHMNLWMMTLTELWAWDQPQRKLVDRSDRPWDNRPRRPSHNDRRKSLLKLILQEEFRALPQSGPGTRKYKIAVKRLFQMACSA; this is encoded by the coding sequence ATGGAAGTATCTCGTTTTCCCTCCTTTCTGTCCAGCGCTTTTTCCGCCCTGGTCTTCTTTTTGGATGCTCGAATCCAGTCGCTAACCGTGCGTATCTTCCGCGGCATGTTCCTCGCTCAGGACCAGCGACGCACCGCCTCCCGATGGTTCCGAGCCGCCGGTATCCGTCGAAAGTACAAGTCGGCCTACCGGCACCTTGCAGCGGTCGGTCGAGAATCCCTTTCGATGAGTACCGCCGTGGGACGACTGGTTCTCAAACACCCGGCGGCCCAATCCGAGAAGATCGTGATTGCTCTGGATGACACCCTCACCAAACGTTACGGTCCGAAGGTCGAAGGGGCCGGAATTCACCACAATCCGACTCCGGGTCCGATCGGACAGTTGCTCGAATACGGGCAGAACTTCGTCGTGGCGGCTTTATTGGCCTGGCATCCTCTCCACGGCGTTATCGGCTTGCCTTGGCGAGCCCAGTTATACGTCCGCCAGAAAGAGGTCGCGACGCTTCCCCGCAAGTACCAGTGGAAGTTTCGGACCAAGCTGCAACTGGCGGTGGAGATCCTGCAATGGCTCTCGAAGTCTTTGTTTTCTCCGGGGAAAGCAGTCTGGATCGTGGCGGATGGCGGCTATGCGAAGAAACCGATTCTGCGGGCGTGTCGGCAGTTGAACTTCACATTGATCAGTCGGCTCCGCAAGGATGCCGCCCTATACGAGTTGCCCTCTCCCTCCAAAGGTCGGGGGCGTCCCCGCAAGTACGGAGAGAAGCGAATCGACTTGGCCAAGCGAGCGGCTCATGCCCGGGGATGGTCGTCGGCCTCCCTGCAGTTGTACGGTCGCCCAGAAGTCAAAACGTACAAGAGTTTTCTGGCGACCTGGAAGTCGGCGGAGGGAGTCATCCGCGTGGTTCTGGTTAAAGAGAAAAAAGGGTGGATCGCTTTCTTCTCGACGAATCCGGAGGCGACGGTGGCCCAGATCCTGGAAACCGTGGCCAGCCGCAATGCCATCGAGCAGGTCTTCAAGGACGTCAAGGAAGTTTGGAGAGCCGGTCAGCAGCAATTGCGAAACCTGCACGCCAACATCGGCGCGTTTCACATGAACCTGTGGATGATGACTTTGACCGAACTGTGGGCTTGGGATCAACCGCAAAGGAAGTTGGTGGATCGTTCCGATCGTCCCTGGGATAATCGGCCGCGACGGCCTTCTCATAACGATCGACGCAAGTCGTTGCTAAAGCTGATTTTGCAAGAAGAATTTCGAGCACTTCCGCAAAGCGGGCCCGGAACGCGAAAATACAAAATAGCCGTCAAACGCTTGTTCCAAATGGCCTGCTCCGCTTAG